The Sphaerodactylus townsendi isolate TG3544 linkage group LG02, MPM_Stown_v2.3, whole genome shotgun sequence DNA segment CGTGGCCATTGGAATTTCTGGAGAACATACACAGCAAACATCTCAGAAGTTCATTTTGATCCCTGCTCTCCATTAAGCTCCAGACTGTTTACATGTGGTGCCAAACTGGCGTGTGtatgggcgcgggggggggggggggttccatagTTGGGCAGATCTTGGGATAATTTCCAGACCCACAGAAGCACCACAATACCACAGCATGCAATGAATCAGACTTGCTTGCGGTTTACTCCTTCAAGGAGAATAATCTCCCACTTGTTCCAGAACTTGAATGCACAGTTACATTGGGAAGGAAACTTGCCCTCCAGAAAGCAATGGTGCaaaaatggttttgttccaccgggcttttggtgaggccggctgcggaccccccctccaggatgcccccatgcTACGTGCCATCTTACCATCAGCACGTCTAATATAATATCTGActgacactgctacccccgcccggccttgggatcgggcgccacacacacttttataatcttgctgttatgtatattgtattgatgctgctagttttatgaatttttgtatattgttttaacttgttttaatctattttatttggtgtatgttgttttggccattgtatgtttgtcCCAGTGtacaccacctagagcccttcgggggtgggcggtttataaatttgatagatagatagatagatagatagatagatagatagacagacagacagacagacagacagacagacagacagacagacagacagacagacNNNNNNNNNNNNNNNNNNNNNNNNNNNNNNNNNNNNNNNNNNNNNNNNNNNNNNNNNNNNNNNNNNNNNNNNNNNNNNNNNNNNNNNNNNNacacacacacacacacacacacacacacacacacacacacacacacaacttttcagAACTTGCTGTGATCACTCATTTAGATGGCTTAAAAGCAGgatagacagattcatggagacaGATTCAGATTCAGTGGATGCTGGCCAAAGGACCTCTGTGTTCATAGGTTCTGAATAATGGTTGTGGAGGGAGGGGCAACAActggtgaggttttagtttctGCAGGCCTTCTGGATCACTTTGTTGGAACCAAGATGCTGGACTAAGGGGATTTTTAGTCTGATTCAGCTGGGTAGCTCTTCAGAGGAAACATGCATAAAATAATATTTGGGATGCTTCCAAAATTCTATGACTTATTGAAACAACCCTACCATTTGGGTTTAGCACATGTTAAATATCACAAAGTATAATAATGTACTTTAATTAGtagtgagatttttttaaaattcccaggtTGGGTGCTCTGTGCCTTTAAACATCCCTTGTCTGAAGTTCAGGACTTGTCCCAAGCCTGGCTTTTTCTGCATGTTTGTCAGAATATGGTAGAAGAGATGAAATTGTGAAATGACCTGCTCTGACATAAGCATACAGAAGAGTAACTTTGCTAAGTATTTGCATCTTGTCTGTTCTGTGTGTTCAAGGTGGCCAGCTGACAGAGTGTTTAGTCACTGGCTTGGAATTCCCACTTAGCCATGGTGGGTCATAGGTGACCTTGAAGCAGTTATCATTTCTCAGGCTGGCCTATTTCTGAGGGGTATTGAGAGGATGAAAGAATTGAATCCTAGATCTTCCTTGGAAAAAGCTCAGGATGTCAGTGTAATGggcaattattatttttctcgGGCACATATGTTTATCACTTGCTATATCTACTGTCTTGTAGGAGCCCAGTGTGTTGATCTTGGGAACTCTTACATATGTCAATGTCAAGCTGGATTTACTGGAAGGCACTGTGACGATAATGTGGACGACTGTGCTTCCTTTCCTTGCTTGAACGGTGGGACTTGCCAAGATGGGATCAATGACTATTCTTGCACCTGCCCCCCGGGATACAGTGGAAAGAACTGCAGCACTCCTGTCAGCAAATGTGAACATAGCCCTTGTCATAATGGAGCCACTTGCCACGAGAGAAACAACCGCTATGTTTGTGAGTGTGCTCGAGGATATGGAGGTCACAACTGCCAGTTTTTGCTCCCAGAACCACCTCCAGGGCCAGTCATTGTTGACATCACTGAGAAGTATACTGAAGGTCAGAGCTCCCAGTTTCCTTGGATTGCAGTGTGTGCTGGAATTATTCTGGTCCTGATGCTCTTGTTGGGCTGTGCAGCCATTATTGTCTGCTTCAGACTCAAAATGCAGAAGAGGCAGCATCAGCCTGATGTGTTCAGAAGTGAAACTGAGACCATGAACAATTTGGCCAATTGCCAGCGGGAGAAGGACATTTCCATAAGTGTCATTGGTGCGACCCAGATTAAGAACACCAATAAAAAAGTAGATTTTCACAGCGATCATGCTGACAAAAATGGCTACAAAGCCAGATACCCATCAGTGGATTACAATTTGGTTCATGAACTCAAGAATGAGGACTCTGTGAAAGAAGAGCATGGCAAATGCGAAGCCAAGTGTGAAACATATGATTCAGATGCAGAGGAGAAAAGCACAGTACAGCTAAAGAGGTATGTAGCAGCAGGGTGTATTTGGTGGCGATGGATAAGTGAGCAC contains these protein-coding regions:
- the LOC125427382 gene encoding delta-like protein 1, whose protein sequence is MKELNPRSSLEKAQDVSVMGNYYFSRAHMFITCYIYCLVGAQCVDLGNSYICQCQAGFTGRHCDDNVDDCASFPCLNGGTCQDGINDYSCTCPPGYSGKNCSTPVSKCEHSPCHNGATCHERNNRYVCECARGYGGHNCQFLLPEPPPGPVIVDITEKYTEGQSSQFPWIAVCAGIILVLMLLLGCAAIIVCFRLKMQKRQHQPDVFRSETETMNNLANCQREKDISISVIGATQIKNTNKKVDFHSDHADKNGYKARYPSVDYNLVHELKNEDSVKEEHGKCEAKCETYDSDAEEKSTVQLKSETSERKRPESVYSTSKDTKYQSVYVISEEKDECIIATEVGITQQAEKIQILIQIPS